One genomic region from Jilunia laotingensis encodes:
- a CDS encoding carboxypeptidase-like regulatory domain-containing protein, with the protein MKLKKMLKVFGLTAILSGMAFMAGSCSDDDQDDGTALRGKVTGVVTDDQSSPIEGVTVSVKDSEITATTNSQGVYTLENVPVSTHIITFAKADYQTVSVTIVAGKFNSELVATVNADMEYAAAKIRGTVTDAKAGGAPLEGATVSISSSVKTTTGADGTFEIGNLPLADYTVTFEKEGYATITKKLTIDSFVDGIATIDLRMGGRDILRDLTIDDLRAAEKWYYNEYRGGGNAESYPHWDWSCDYMCTLDFRGAWEEQNEGTTLQIRNNDEQKSNPADMEMFDSFVFGSKEITADNNIMTLQIRTHNATDDAPTYYGVQVVDLSETDPEAVLIGGVRTLNSEDYVSVPVDLSPYIGKEVIIAIGTFRQQTGDYWKQLVLRRIAFAKEEVTGWGWLPGTEVTGLEGWKLTQEMVRSTMPHTKKTFTGISPIGGGKDNRSEIYRAWRDVAHIGAEWSFMPVNKDPEITPSEGYLIKTRGGDNVSTTEPESYFYAKFSIAAGNNKLTLRTRNFDGTNATFFKLTAIQDNGTVTHLSPESYEANFAEAAADGCWKFIHESGGAGSPDDYAKFVYDLSQFNGEDVMLTLGVFKGEANGNENKLVIHTISIN; encoded by the coding sequence ATGAAGCTAAAAAAAATGTTGAAAGTCTTCGGACTTACAGCCATACTAAGCGGTATGGCATTCATGGCTGGTTCCTGTTCGGATGATGATCAAGACGACGGAACAGCATTAAGAGGAAAAGTGACAGGAGTTGTCACAGACGATCAATCTTCCCCCATCGAGGGTGTTACCGTTTCGGTCAAAGATTCCGAGATAACAGCTACCACCAATTCCCAAGGTGTCTACACACTCGAAAATGTCCCAGTAAGTACTCATATCATTACATTTGCCAAGGCAGACTATCAAACGGTGAGCGTGACTATCGTAGCCGGGAAGTTCAACAGCGAACTGGTAGCTACGGTCAATGCCGATATGGAATACGCAGCAGCCAAGATCAGGGGTACGGTCACAGATGCCAAAGCTGGTGGCGCACCATTGGAAGGCGCAACGGTCAGCATCAGTTCGTCAGTCAAGACAACGACCGGTGCGGACGGTACGTTCGAAATCGGTAATCTTCCTTTGGCAGATTATACCGTCACTTTCGAAAAAGAGGGATACGCAACGATCACCAAGAAACTTACAATCGACAGTTTCGTGGATGGTATAGCTACTATCGATCTTCGCATGGGTGGTCGTGATATTTTGAGAGACCTCACGATCGACGACTTGAGAGCAGCCGAGAAATGGTATTATAATGAATACCGTGGTGGTGGTAATGCCGAAAGCTACCCGCACTGGGATTGGTCTTGCGACTACATGTGTACACTCGACTTCAGAGGAGCTTGGGAAGAGCAGAACGAAGGTACTACTCTTCAAATTCGTAACAATGACGAACAAAAATCCAATCCTGCCGACATGGAAATGTTCGACTCTTTTGTTTTCGGAAGCAAAGAAATCACAGCCGACAACAACATCATGACTCTCCAAATCCGTACGCACAACGCGACCGACGATGCTCCTACTTATTACGGAGTTCAGGTAGTCGATCTTTCCGAAACAGACCCGGAAGCAGTGCTGATAGGTGGTGTCCGCACACTCAATTCGGAAGATTATGTATCCGTTCCGGTCGACCTCAGCCCTTACATCGGCAAAGAAGTGATCATTGCCATCGGTACTTTCCGCCAGCAGACTGGTGACTATTGGAAACAGTTAGTACTCCGCCGCATTGCATTCGCAAAAGAGGAAGTCACCGGTTGGGGATGGCTCCCTGGCACGGAAGTAACAGGTCTTGAAGGCTGGAAACTTACGCAGGAAATGGTTCGTTCGACCATGCCGCATACCAAGAAGACCTTTACTGGTATCAGTCCGATTGGCGGAGGAAAGGACAATCGTTCGGAAATCTACAGAGCTTGGCGCGATGTAGCTCATATCGGAGCTGAATGGTCGTTCATGCCTGTGAACAAAGATCCTGAAATAACCCCGTCCGAAGGTTATTTGATCAAAACTCGCGGAGGTGATAATGTCAGCACCACTGAGCCTGAGTCTTATTTCTACGCTAAGTTCTCGATTGCAGCAGGTAATAACAAGCTTACTTTACGCACCCGTAACTTCGATGGAACCAATGCAACCTTCTTCAAGTTGACTGCTATTCAGGATAACGGTACGGTTACTCACCTCAGCCCTGAATCATATGAAGCCAACTTCGCAGAAGCCGCTGCCGATGGTTGCTGGAAGTTTATCCACGAATCAGGTGGAGCAGGCAGTCCGGACGACTATGCAAAATTCGTATACGACTTGTCTCAATTTAATGGTGAAGATGTCATGTTGACTCTCGGTGTATTCAAGGGAGAAGCCAACGGCAACGAGAATAAATTAGTCATCCATACGATCAGCATAAACTAA